TTCACATCCATATCGACGCCGCGCCCTTCGACGGCAGACACCTGGGTAACCTGGCCAAGATCATTTACAAGCAGGAGCCGCTAATCCTCCACGCCCTCGACATCAGCCGCGACCGGCTCAATCGCTACACCCGGCCGGTCAGCGATGAACTGATCCAGCGTATCGAACAGCATCGCCCGCGCACCAAGGACCAGCTCAACCGAATCTGGTACGGCTACCACAACCGCCAGCCCCAGCACTACGACAACAGCCGCTATCACGGGGTCAACCTGCACAACGTCTGGTACCGGGGCACGGTGGAGTTCCGCTGGTTCGAGGCGACCCTCCATGCGGGACGGATCAAGGCCTACCTGCAATTCTGCCTCGCCGTCGCCGCCAAGGCGCTCAACGGTAGGGCAGCCTCCAGCCGCAAGCGGGATTTCGATCCCCAAAGCGCCAAGTACGACTTCCGGGTCTTCCTGCTCCACCTCGGCCTGATCGGCGACGAGTTCAAGACCGCCCGCAAGCATCTGATGGCCAACATGCCCGGCGACGCAGCCTTCAAGAACGGACGCCCCAAACCGCAGGACGTCCTTCCGGACGAAACAACCACTCTCACCAACGAGGCCGGGCAAGTTCCCGGCCTCACTGTTTAAGGAGGTGCCCCATGAAGATTCTGATCCGCTCCACCACGCTGGACGGCGAACCGACCCCAGGCAGCGGGGAAACCCTGCAAGCCGCCGACTGCCTCGGAGTTGTCGAGCTGATGCGCGGCCAGACGCCGTTTACCGCCAGCCGAGCGCCCCGGGACTACATGACCGAAGTGCTTTCCGGCATCGAAGGCGGGCCGCCCCAGCCATTGCCGGAGGAAGTAGCCGCTGCGGCCGCCGAGTTTCTCACCCGTCTGGCGCGGCACGGCCTGATCGAGTTCCTGCCCGACGACAAGGCCAGCGATCCCTGGCCGGAACGCTTCCTCGAAGCCCTGGAGAAGGTGCGGCTCTCCGGGCGCACCAACATGCTCGATCACCCCGAGGTGACCCGGCTGACCGCCGAGATGGGCTACCCGGAGGTGGCCGAGTGGCTGGCTGACCACCGGCGGGAATACGCAGCCTTCGTCCTCGAAGGGACGAGACCGCTCGGCAAGAACTTCGGCGGCAAGGAGGACCCGGCTCCATGTGCGGACAAGTAGGCATCATCTTCGGCCGCAAGCGCAGACGGCCCGACGAGCGGGATTACCTGCGCGAGCTCTTCATCCGCATGCTGCTGCACAGCGAGGAGCGCGGCCCGCACGCCTCCGGTCTGGCCTGGCTCAAGACTGACGGCAGCCACCGGATCTTCAAACGGCCGATGCGGGCGCACGAGCTGGTCTACGAGAAGCCGTTCCAGGAGCTGCTCGGGCAGGTCGACAACGAGACCACCATCCTCATGGGCCACACCCGCTGGCGCACCCGGGGCAACGAGTTCAACAACCGCAACAACCATCCCATTCGGGCCGGGATCGTCATCGGCACCCACAACGGCACCATCTATAACGCCGATTATCTGTTCCGCCGTCTCGGGCTGCCGCGCTACGCCGAGGTGGACAGTGAGCTGATCTTCCGCCTGGCCGACCGCTTCGCGCCCGAAGGCCCCATCGACCAGGAGGGCTTGAAGAAGGCGCTCGCCCTTTGTCGCGGCCAGATGAGCGCCGTGCTGGCCTCGCGCCTCGACCCCGGCACCATCACCGTGCTCAAGGGCAACAAGCCGCTCTGCCTGCGCATCCACCGCCAGCACCGGGTGGTGCTCTACGCCTCGGACGACGCCTTTATCGACTTTGCCGTGGACAACGAGAAGGGATGGCGCGAGCTGGAGGTGCCGCCCATGACCATGCTCACCATCCGCCACGAGGATGTGCGGGCCATCGAAAACAGCGAATTCCGCTTCATCCCCCAGGAGCGCAAAGGGACATTGCCCGAAGGAGTGAATGCATGAACATTGGAGACACCGTAAAGCTGAACACAAACCCGGAAGACAGTCCCGAGACCATCCTCCGGCTCTTCGTCTACGGCACCCTGAAACGGGGCTACTGGAACCATCAACGCTTCTGCGCCCAGGCCCGCAGCATCGAACCGGCCGTGGTTTGGGGCAGGCTCTACCACCTCCACGCCGGTTTTCCGGCCCTCGAGGTGCCGGAAGGGCTGATCCTGGCCCGAGGCAGCGCCGATCCACTGGCCGACGCCAGCAGACGGCAGGAGATCGGCACACCGCGTTTCGGCCGCCCGACCGGAGACTGGGATCTGATCCATGGGGAGCTGGTGACCTTCACCGACCCGCAGTGCGACCTGCCGCCCATCGACCGACTGGAAGGCTTTCGGCCCGGCGGGCACAGCATGTACCAGCGGGTAATGGTGGCGGTACTGTGCGGACGCACCTTGATTCCTGCCTGGACCTACTGGATGCCGCGTGTTGAAAACGGCACCCGGCTTGACTCCGGCGTCTGGCATCGAGCGTGATAGAAAATAATCGGCTCAAATCGGTAAAGATCGTTTGACATAGCACATAGAGTCTTTGTATATTGATGGAGTTTTTTAACCTGGGAGAGGTGCGTCCAGTCTCTCCCGTTTCGCCTCTGGCGGACGTGGCAAACAACCAAAGCGCCCGTGGAGCAAGAGAATGAACGAGATGGAAGACCGCTGGTTATCAATAACCGAGATTTGCAAGTACCTCGGGGTCAGCAATGACACCGTTTACAAGTGGATCGACAAGCATGGTATGCCCGCCCACCGCATGGGTCGACTTTGGAAGTTCAAGAAGGACGAGGTCGACGAGTGGGTCAAGGCTGGCGGCGCGGCGGAACCTTCAGATGCTGGGAAGAGCCGCAACTCATAATCATAAGGATCGTTAAGTATGGCAAGATCTGATAGTAACAAAAACGGCGGTAACCTCGGTTTCGAGGCCGAAATGTTCAAAGCCGCTGACAAGCTGCGCGGCAATATGGAGCCATCCGACTACAAGCATGTCGCACTCGGGCTCATCTTTCTGAAATACATTTCGGACGCCTTCGAAGCCAAGCACAAGACCCTGCTGGCCGAAGACCCGCAGGCGGCTGAGGACAAGGACGAATACCTTGCCGACAACGTGTTTTGGGTCCCCAAGGACGCTCGCTGGTCGCATCTGCAGGCCAACGCTAAGCTGGCCACCATCGGAACCTTGATCGACGATGCGATGCGCGCCATCGAGAAGGACAATGAGTCTCTCAAGGGCGTACTACCCAAGGACTACGCCCGGCCTTCGCTCAACAAGGTGATGCTCGGCGAGTTAATCGACCTGATTTCTGGCATTGCCCTCAATGAAGAAGGGCACGCCTCCCGCGACATCCTTGGGCGTGTTTACGAGTATTTCCTTGGCCAGTTCGCGGGCGCTGAAGGCAAGCGCGGTGGCGAGTTTTACACGCCACGATCAGTTGTACGCGTCTTGGTTGAGATGCTGGAGCCCTATCAGGGCCGTATCTATGACCCTTGCTGTGGCTCGGGCGGGATGTTCGTTCAGTCCGACAAATTCGTTCAGGAGCACGGCGGCCGCATCGGCGACATCGCCATCTACGGGCAGGAGTCGAACTACGTTACGTGGCGGCTGGCCAAGATGAACCTGGCCGTGCGCGGCATCGATTCCGACATTCGGTGGAATAACGAAGGCAGCTTCCACAAGGACGAGCTGCGAGACCTCAAAGCCGATTACATCCTTGCCAATCCCCCTTTCAACATTTCTGACTGGGGTGGCGAACGTCTGAGGGAAGATGTCCGCTGGAAGTATGGAGTCCCCCCAACGGGGAACGCTAACTATGCTTGGCTGCAGCACATTGTTCACCACCTTGCTCCCAATGGCACTGCAGCAGTTGTGCTCGCGAATGGCTCGCTGACATCAAACCAAACTACCGAAGGACAGATCCGTCAAGCTATGGTTCAAGGAGATGTGGTGGCTTGCGTTTTGACCCTTCCAGTTCAGCTTTTTTACTCAACACAAATTTCAGCGAGCATCTGGGTGCTCGCCCGAAACAAGAATTTCCCGGGAGGAACAAACCGTCGCGGGGAAGTCCTCTTCATAGACACGCGTGCGCTTGGAAGCTTAGTTGATCGCACAAGGCGGGAGTTCTCGGATGCCGAGATTTCCAAGATTGCAGACGCCTTTAAGCGCTGGAAAGGTGTTGCCAATGGCGAGCCGTACTCCGACGTTCCCGGTTTTTGCCGTTCTGTAGATATTAAGACGCTTGAAGCGCATCGTTGGGCTCTAGTTCCTGGACGCTACGTCGGCTTTGATCGGAGCGAATTATCAACGACTGCCATTGGGAAATTGAAGGATGATTTTGTCGAGCTGAAAGCAGCATTGACCAAATTACCAAGCGAAGTCGAACAATCAATTACGATTTTTGAGGAGCTTTTCCATGGCTGAAGCATTCTTGGATCATCCATCGGGATGGGAGGTTATCACGCTCGAGCCAAAGAAGGGTTCAGGCTACATTGAAAGAGTTGAAAGTGGAGGGACTCCGAGCACCACGGTTGACGAGTATTGGGATGGGGATATCCCATGGCTGACCCCAAAGGAAATAACAAGAGGAAACGAGGCACTATATGTGTCAGCCACCGAGAGAAACATTACTGAACTCGGGGTGCAATCGAGCGCGGCTAAGTTGATGCCCGTGGGAACGGTGATGCTTAGTAAGCGCGCCCCTGTAGGGGCAGTGGCAATATCAACAGTACCCATGTGCACAAATCAGGGTTTTCTGAACTTTGTTTGCGGCGAAAAGCTCCTACCCACTTATCTTGCCTATTGGTTGGTGGCAAACAAAAGATACTTAGACGCAGTGGCAAACGGATCTACTTATCCGGAGCTGTACAAAGGAGACCTATTTGAATTTGAAATGGCCGTTCCGTCTGTTGAAAAGCAAAAAAAGATTCTCCGGACCATTTCGTCAGCAAAACAGCTTGCACTTTGCTTAGATGCAACGTCTCACTCTGCAATTGAAGTGGCAGATGTTCTCAAATTGCAGAATCTCCGGGATCGCATTGATCATTTTTATGGGGCACTCCTGCCAATCATACTGTCAGGCAGATTGATCGGGGAGCAGCCATGACATTGTGCCGAATAAACGCCTGTCGTAAAATTGAAGGTCATCGTGGACAACACGATATCTATCCTTCTGCTCCCTGGGCTTTCCTGACGTCAAAGGATAAGGACAAACTTAGCAAGGCAGGCTTCGCAACACCACGCGGAGGAGCGAAAGGAGCGTATCAAAATCATGTTCTTCGGAGCAACAAGGTAATCGTTCCATTCGAGCGCCTTGGACAAGCTCCCCTGGCGAGCTATCAGGATGGTTACGTTATTCGATTATTCCCTGACCAATATTTTGACGGCCCTAGTCAGGTAAAGCCAGCGTTCGGCCAACCCAACGCACCCCAAGTTGGAATTGATGCATTCGTTCTATATCGTACACACGATCAACTATCTAATTTTCCACCTTTGCCTGGCTGGAATGTCAGATCACTGTCACTGAATGGAGTGCCAGTCACAGAACGTGTTGCTGGTGCCATAGACGCAGGAGAATATGTTCTGAGAATAGCGGCTCATGGAAACAATGCCGCCCGATCAGAAGGCCCTCCACAAGGTATCTTCGCGCCTGAGTATGCCACGGCGAACACGAACTACCTTGCTAAGTGCGTTCTAGCTTGGTTGACAGCTCATACCGTCGACAGCCCTTACGTGGCAGCACAAGCGCAGCACCTTGAGGAAGTGCTTCAGGATGCCGGGCTATTTCAGCCGCGAGAATGGGAGGCAATGGGGTTGCTCAGAAGTGGGCATACGACTTGTCCGCTTTGCATGAAGCACATTCGATACTCGGAACTACACGACCAAGTTTCGTTCGCTGATGAGGCTTCACTTCTAAACGCATCTGAACAGGTTGTGAACGCAACAAGATCTACAGTTGTGAACCTCTTTCACATGGTTCCACTAACTTACTCCGATATTGAGCACATTCCGCAAAACGTTGCCTGGGGACATGCAGTCTGCAATACAAAATTGGGGCAGCGTAAATGTTACCCTTTGTTCGAGCTCATGAATGATGGGTCGAAGGTTGGGATCGTTGATGGTGAAGGTGTTATTTCTACGTTCGGATGGATTTCAAGAAACTTAGAAATAATTAGGTCGCCTGCGGGTGCAGTTTGGATTCGAATCGTTGAGGATCACTTTAGTCCGGAAGACCAAGCTGCCCTTCTTGACTTTTTTGAAGAGTACAGGGGGCACTGAGTATGGCGTTTTTGTCGGAGTCTGCCGTAGAACAAGCGTTACTAGACCAATTACGCGCTTTGAACTACAGCATCGAGCGTGAGGAGGACATCGGCCCTGATGGCCATCGCCCGGAACGCGAGAGTCACGATGAGGTCGTACTAAAGAAACGATTCGTGGATGCCGTCGCACATCTCAATCCAGGACTGCCACTGGAGGCGAGGCAGGATGCCATCCGCAAGCTGATGCAGTTCGAGTTGCCGTCACTGCTCGAAGAAAACCGCCGCATCCACAAGCTGATGACCGAAGGTGTGGACGTCGAATATTACTCCGCCGACGGCACGTTGACTGCTGGCAAGGTTTCTCTCATCGACTTTGACCGGCCAGAGCAGAATGATTGGCTGGCTGTGAGCCAGTTCGTGGTGATCAACGGCCAGAACAACCGGCGTCCCGATGTGGTCGTCTTTGTTAACGGGTTGCCGCTCGGTGTAATTGAGCTGAAGGCACCGGGAAGCGGCAATGCGACCTTGGTCGGGGCTTTCAACCAGTTGCAGACCTACAAGAAGCAGATCCCGGCGCTGTTTAATACAAACGCCCTGCTGGTGACTTCAGACGGAATTACCGCTCGGGTCGGCTCGCTGTCCGCCGATCTGGAACGCTTTATGCCTTGGCGCACGACCGACGGCACTGACGTTGCCCCGAAGGGTGCGCCGGAACTATCGACGCTGATCGAAGGTGTTTTTGAACAGCGCCGTCTTCTCGATCTGCTCTGCGATTTCACAGTGTTTGGTGAGACTGGATCGGGCTTGGCGAAGATCATCGCAGGCTACCACCAGTTTCACGCAGTTCAGCACGCGGTCAACAGCACTGTAACCGCTTCTGCACCCGAAGGCAATCAGCGGGTCGGTGTGATTTGGCACACGCAAGGCTCTGGCAAAAGTTTGCTGATGGCGTTTTACGCCGGACAACTGGTTAAACATCCAGCAATGGCCAACCCGACGTTGGTGGTGCTCACCGACCGGAACGACCTTGACGACCAGTTGTTCTCTACGTTTTCAATGTGCCGCGACCTGATCCGGCAGACGCCGGTGCAGGCCGAGAGCCGAGAAGATCTTCAGAAGGTCTTGAGCCGGGCATCGGGTGGTGTGATTTTCACAACCTTGCAGAAGTTTGGCGAGATCGCCGAGCCGCTCACCAAACGGCGCAACGTGGTGGTCATCGCAGATGAAGCGCACCGCAGCCAGTATGGTTTTAAGGCCAAGGTGGACGCAAAGACTGGTGAAATCTCTTACGGATTTGCCAAGTACATGCGGGATGCACTACCGAACGCTTCGTTCATTGGTTTTACAGGTACGCCGATTGAAGCCGATGACGTGAACACCCCCGCCGTCTTCGGAAACTACATTGATGTCTACGACATTAGTCGCGCCGTCGAGGATGGCGCAACCGTGCCAATCTACTACGAGTCGAGGCTCGCACGAATTGAGCTCGACGAGGACGAAAAGCCCAAGATCGACGCCGAAGTCAACGAACTCATGGAGGACGATCCGGAAGTCGAGCAGGAGCGTTTCAAGAAGAAGTGGTCGACGGTCGAAGCCCTGGTCGGCAGCGATAAGCGCCTTGCATTGGTGGCCGAGGACTTGGTCACCCACTTTGAAGACCGCGTGGCGGCTCTGGATGGCAAGGCAATGGTGGTGTGCATGAGCCGTCGTATCTGCGTAAAGCTGTACGACGAGATCGTGAAGCTGCGCCCAGATTGGCACAGCACGGACGACAACGCTGGTGCAGTCAAAATTGTGATGACGGGGGCGGCAAGCGACCCGCAGGATTGGCAGCAGCACATCGGCAACAAGGCACGGCGTGATTTGCTGGGCAAGCGAGCTCGGAACCCTAAAGACCCGCTCAAACTGGTGATCGTTCGGGATATGTGGCTCACCGGATTTGACGCGCCGTGCATGCACACGATGTACGTGGACAAGCCGATGCAAGGGCATGGTCTGATGCAGGCGATTGCCCGCGTAAATCGGGTGTTTCGCGACAAGCCTGCCGGGTTGATCGTGGACTACATTGGCATCGCGCAGAACCTCAAGTCTGCCCTGCAGCAATATTCAAAGAATGACCAGGAAAACACCGGCGTCGACGAAGCGCAGGCCATCGCGGTGATGATGGAGAAGTACGAGATCGTGCGTGATATGTACCACGGCTTCGACTACGCATCCGCGATGGGCGGGACGCCACAAGAGCGCTTGGCTATGATGGCCGGAGCTATCGAATGGATTCTCGATCTGCAGCAGAAGTTGGCGGCGAAAGAGAAGACCAAGGAAGGTAAGAAGGACGCCCATCGCCGCTACCAGGATGCGGTGCTGGCTCTGTCCAAAGCGTTCTCCCTCGCATCAGCATCCGACGAGGCCCGAGAAATCCGCGAAGAGGTGGGGTTCTTCCAAGCGATTCGCGCAGCGCTAGTGAAGAGCAGCACGGGGTCGGGAGTGACCCGGCAAGAGCGCGAGCTGGCTATCCAGCAGATAGTCAGCCGTGCGGTGGTTTCGACCGAGATCGTGGACATCCTCGCTGCCGCAGGCATCAAGAGCCCGGACATCTCCATCCTATCCGATGAGTTTCTGGCGGAAGTCCAACAGATGGAGCGAAAGAACCTCGCGCTGGAGGCGTTACGCAAACTGATCAACGACGGCATCCGCTCTCGCAGCAAAGCCAACGTCGTGCAAACCAAAGCATTCTCGGAGCGGCTGGAGGATGCGGTAGCGCGTTACCACGCCAACGCCATCACCACTGCCGAGGTCCTGCAGGAGCTGATCCAACTAGCTAAGGACATACGCGCTGCTCGTCAGCGAGGCGAAGAGTCCGGATTGTCCGACGAGGAGATAGCCTTCTACGACGCGCTGGCTGAGAACGAAAGCGCCGTGCAAATGATGGGTGACGACAAGCTGAAACTCATCGCCCATGAGTTGCTGGTGAGCCTGCGGGAGAACGTATCTGTGGATTGGGCACGTCGTGATTCGGCCCGCGCCCGGATGCGCGTGCTTGTGAAGCGCATCCTACGCAAGTATGGCTACCCGCCTGACTTGCAGGACGTCGCTGTACAGACCGTCTTGCAGCAGGCTGAGGCGCTGTCTTCTGAATGGACTGTACCAAAATCAAGAACTGGTGGTGCACGTGTTTAACGTCATTATCAAGAAGATTCATACAAATAGATCGTTTGCCAGCAAATCATTAGGCTGCGTAATCTTCAGGAATGGCTTTAAAACGACTGGCCAACACGTAATCAGGGCGATCCATGGACGTTAAAACGGCCGCAATTCAGGTTTTGCAACAGGCCGGAACGGCGCTGCACGCCAAGGATATCGCCGAGCAGATCATGGCTGCCGGTCTCTGGCAGTCCGGAGGTAAGACCCCAGACGCCACTGTCAGCGCCCGGCTCTACTCCGACATCAAGAGCAATGGGGACAAGTCGCCCTTTGTAAAAGTCGGCCCTCAGACCTTCGCACTTCGAGATTCCACTGAAATATCGAGCGGCGCTGCGCCGGTTCCTGCGGCCGTCGAAGAAGCCCCAAAACATCATCCGAACGCGGGTTTCTCCTTCACTGATTGCGCTCAGAAGGTGCTCGAAGAGTTCGGCGGCAAGAAGCCGATGCATTACAAGGAAATAACCGAGAAGGCCCTGCAAAAAGGCTGGCTGGTGACAGGCGGCAAAACGCCCGAGGCCACCATGTACGCCCAGGTGATCACCGAGATCAAGCGCCAGCAGAAACGCGGTGAGCGGCCCCGCTTCGTTCAGCACGGTCGTGGCTATGTGGGCCTGAGCCAATGGATGGGGCGTGGACTCGCATTCCAAATCGAGCAGCACAACCACCAGGTCCGCAAGGTCCTGCGCGAGCGCTTGCTGGCCATGAAGCCCGGTGAGTTCGAGGAGTTCATCTCTCAGTTACTGGCGGAGATGGGTTTCGAGATGGTCGAGGTGACCAAACTCAGCGGCGACGGCGGCATCGATGTCCGGGGCACCTTGGTGGTCGGTGCCGTGGTCCGCATCAAGATGGCCGTCCAGGTCAAGAAATGGAAGCTCAAGAATAATATCCAAGCTCCGGTTGTGCAGCAGGTGCGCGGCAGCCTCGGAGCACACGAGCAAGGGCTGATCATTACCACCAGCGACTTCAGTGCCGGAGCCATCAAGGAAGCGGCCCAGCCCGACAAGACTCCCATCGCCCTGATGAACGGGGAACAGCTTGTAATGCTGCTGATGGAACACGGCATCGGCGTCCATCGTTCGACGCCGGATCTGTTCGAGATCGATGAGGAGTTTGCTATGGGAGGGGATGTGAAATGAGCACGATTGACAGAGGAACGGTGGGGAACAGAATGGCCATTGAACGGATAAGCAAAATCAAAAGCCATCTGATCTTCCGTAATGGATGCACTTTAAATAAGATCAAGGCCGATATCTACGCCCTGGAGCAGGAGACCGAAGGCTTTCTGGAACAGATTGTCGGGGAGGCTGAGTGATGAAGCTGGCCCCTTATCCAGAATACAAGGATTCCGGGCAGCCGTTTTTAGGAGATATTTCGGCTCACTGGAATCTGTTCCGGAATGGCCGCCTGTTCTCTGGGAACGGGGCAAAGCGGAGGTCAAAAAATGTCGAAGCTTAATAAAGGACGGTTGCTGGCCATCGCCATAGGGGTGCTTGTTATCGGGGCCGCACTCTTTGCTTGGCAATCCTTGCAGAAAAAGGGTCTTCCCGACGGCTTCACCAGCGGCAACGGCCGCGTTGAAGCGGTGGAGATTGACATAGCCGCCAAGACGGCGGGGCGGCTCAAGGATATCCTGGTGGACGAAGGCGATTTCATCACGGCCGGACAAGTTCTGGCGAAGATGGACACCGCCGTATTGGAAGCTCAGCTGAGAGAAGGGCTGGCCCGCTTGCGCCAGGCTGAGAACTCGGTGCGGATCGCCAACAGCCAGGTCGTGCAGCGCCAAAGCGAGAAAACGGCAGCGCAGGCAGTGGTCTCGCAACGCGTGGCCGAGGCCGAGGTGGCACGGATACGGCTTGAGCGGTCGCGATCGCTGGTCGCCGACAAAGCCGTTTCCCAGCAGAAATTCGACGACGATCGAGCCGCTTTTCTCAGCGCCGAAGCTATGTTGCGCGCTGCCGAGGCTGATGTCGCAAGGGCGGCCGCGGCCATTGCCACGGCCAGATCGCAGGTGCTTGGCGCGCAAGCCGATGTGGAGGCGACCCGGGCGATGCTTGAGCGAATCCAGGCTGACCTTGATGACAGCGTGCTGAAGGCGCCGCAGAAGGGACGGGTGCAATACCGGGTGGCCCAGCCCGGCGAGGTGCTGGCCTCCGGTGGCACTGTCCTGAACATGATCGACCTCACCGATGTCTACATGACCTTCTTCCTGCCGACGAAGGCGGCCGGACGGATCGCACTGGGTACCGAAGCGCGTCTTGTGCTCGATGCCGCCCCGCAATACGTCATCCCGGCCGAGATCTCGTTCGTCGCCGACGAGGCCCAGTTCACCCCGAAAACGGTGGAAACAACGGAAGAACGCCTGAAGCTGATGTTCCGGGTCAAGGCGCGGATCGCCCCGGATCTGCTCAGAGAGCACCTCCTCCAGGTCAAGACCGGCCTGCCGGGCATGGCCTATGTGCGGCTCGACCCACGGGTGGATTGGCCGCCTGAACTGCAGACGAGGCTGCCGCAATGAGCCGGGACATACATGCACAGATCGAGGATGGCGTGAGTGCTGCCGCACCGGTTGCCCGCCTGCGGGATGTGTCCCTGCGCTACGGCAAGGTGCGTGCGCTCGACGAGGTCAGCTTCGATTTCCCTGCGGCCTGCATGGCCGGGCTGATCGGCCCGGACGGGGTCGGCAAGTCGAGCCTGCTGGCGCTGATCGCGGGCGCCCGCGCGGTCCAGACGGGGCAGGTTGAGGTGCTCGGCGGCGATATGGCCGATGCGCGCCATCGGCGCGCACTCGGCCCGCGTATCGCCTATATGCCCCAGGGTCTGGGAGGAAACCTCTATCCGACGCTCTCGGTGGCCGAAAACCTCGACTTCTTCGGACGGCTGTTCGGGCAGGATCGTAGCGAACGGACGCGCCGCATCGAGGCCCTGACCAAGGCCACCGGGCTCAGGCCGTTTCTCGCTCGCCCGGCGGGCAAGCTCTCCGGCGGCATGAAACAGAAACTCGGCCTCTGCTGTGCACTGATCCACGATCCGGATCTGCTCATCCTCGACGAGCCGACCACCGGCGTCGATCCCCTCTCGCGCCGCCAGTTCTGGGAGTTGATCGCCGGCATCCGTCGTTCCCGGCCCGGCATGAGCGTGCTGGTGGCCACGGCCTATATGGAGGAGGCGGCCCGCTTCGACTGGCTGGCGGCGATGGACGGTGGGCGGGTGCTGGCCAGCGACACGCCCGAAGGCCTGCTGCAAAGCACGGGGGCGGCTTCGCTGGAGGCGGCCTTCATCCGGCTGCTGCCGGAAGACAAGCGCCGGGATTATCGGGCGGTCGAGATTCCGCCGCGGCCGGAAGACGATGGCGATACCGCGATCGAGGCCCGGGATCTGACCATGCGCTTCGGCGAGTTCACCGCGGTCGATCATGTGAACCTGCGTGTCCCACGGGGTGAGATCTTCGGTTTTCTCGGCTCCAACGGCTGCGGCAAGACCACGACGATGAAGATGCTGACCGGTCTCCTGCCGCCGAGCGAAGGC
This Desulfatitalea tepidiphila DNA region includes the following protein-coding sequences:
- a CDS encoding amidoligase family protein, with amino-acid sequence HIHIDAAPFDGRHLGNLAKIIYKQEPLILHALDISRDRLNRYTRPVSDELIQRIEQHRPRTKDQLNRIWYGYHNRQPQHYDNSRYHGVNLHNVWYRGTVEFRWFEATLHAGRIKAYLQFCLAVAAKALNGRAASSRKRDFDPQSAKYDFRVFLLHLGLIGDEFKTARKHLMANMPGDAAFKNGRPKPQDVLPDETTTLTNEAGQVPGLTV
- a CDS encoding DUF5049 domain-containing protein, producing MKILIRSTTLDGEPTPGSGETLQAADCLGVVELMRGQTPFTASRAPRDYMTEVLSGIEGGPPQPLPEEVAAAAAEFLTRLARHGLIEFLPDDKASDPWPERFLEALEKVRLSGRTNMLDHPEVTRLTAEMGYPEVAEWLADHRREYAAFVLEGTRPLGKNFGGKEDPAPCADK
- a CDS encoding glucosamine 6-phosphate synthetase, which produces MCGQVGIIFGRKRRRPDERDYLRELFIRMLLHSEERGPHASGLAWLKTDGSHRIFKRPMRAHELVYEKPFQELLGQVDNETTILMGHTRWRTRGNEFNNRNNHPIRAGIVIGTHNGTIYNADYLFRRLGLPRYAEVDSELIFRLADRFAPEGPIDQEGLKKALALCRGQMSAVLASRLDPGTITVLKGNKPLCLRIHRQHRVVLYASDDAFIDFAVDNEKGWRELEVPPMTMLTIRHEDVRAIENSEFRFIPQERKGTLPEGVNA
- a CDS encoding gamma-glutamylcyclotransferase family protein, with the protein product MNIGDTVKLNTNPEDSPETILRLFVYGTLKRGYWNHQRFCAQARSIEPAVVWGRLYHLHAGFPALEVPEGLILARGSADPLADASRRQEIGTPRFGRPTGDWDLIHGELVTFTDPQCDLPPIDRLEGFRPGGHSMYQRVMVAVLCGRTLIPAWTYWMPRVENGTRLDSGVWHRA
- a CDS encoding helix-turn-helix domain-containing protein; protein product: MEDRWLSITEICKYLGVSNDTVYKWIDKHGMPAHRMGRLWKFKKDEVDEWVKAGGAAEPSDAGKSRNS
- a CDS encoding type I restriction-modification system subunit M — encoded protein: MARSDSNKNGGNLGFEAEMFKAADKLRGNMEPSDYKHVALGLIFLKYISDAFEAKHKTLLAEDPQAAEDKDEYLADNVFWVPKDARWSHLQANAKLATIGTLIDDAMRAIEKDNESLKGVLPKDYARPSLNKVMLGELIDLISGIALNEEGHASRDILGRVYEYFLGQFAGAEGKRGGEFYTPRSVVRVLVEMLEPYQGRIYDPCCGSGGMFVQSDKFVQEHGGRIGDIAIYGQESNYVTWRLAKMNLAVRGIDSDIRWNNEGSFHKDELRDLKADYILANPPFNISDWGGERLREDVRWKYGVPPTGNANYAWLQHIVHHLAPNGTAAVVLANGSLTSNQTTEGQIRQAMVQGDVVACVLTLPVQLFYSTQISASIWVLARNKNFPGGTNRRGEVLFIDTRALGSLVDRTRREFSDAEISKIADAFKRWKGVANGEPYSDVPGFCRSVDIKTLEAHRWALVPGRYVGFDRSELSTTAIGKLKDDFVELKAALTKLPSEVEQSITIFEELFHG
- a CDS encoding restriction endonuclease subunit S encodes the protein MAEAFLDHPSGWEVITLEPKKGSGYIERVESGGTPSTTVDEYWDGDIPWLTPKEITRGNEALYVSATERNITELGVQSSAAKLMPVGTVMLSKRAPVGAVAISTVPMCTNQGFLNFVCGEKLLPTYLAYWLVANKRYLDAVANGSTYPELYKGDLFEFEMAVPSVEKQKKILRTISSAKQLALCLDATSHSAIEVADVLKLQNLRDRIDHFYGALLPIILSGRLIGEQP
- a CDS encoding BstXI family restriction endonuclease; protein product: MTLCRINACRKIEGHRGQHDIYPSAPWAFLTSKDKDKLSKAGFATPRGGAKGAYQNHVLRSNKVIVPFERLGQAPLASYQDGYVIRLFPDQYFDGPSQVKPAFGQPNAPQVGIDAFVLYRTHDQLSNFPPLPGWNVRSLSLNGVPVTERVAGAIDAGEYVLRIAAHGNNAARSEGPPQGIFAPEYATANTNYLAKCVLAWLTAHTVDSPYVAAQAQHLEEVLQDAGLFQPREWEAMGLLRSGHTTCPLCMKHIRYSELHDQVSFADEASLLNASEQVVNATRSTVVNLFHMVPLTYSDIEHIPQNVAWGHAVCNTKLGQRKCYPLFELMNDGSKVGIVDGEGVISTFGWISRNLEIIRSPAGAVWIRIVEDHFSPEDQAALLDFFEEYRGH